DNA sequence from the Oxalobacteraceae sp. CFBP 8761 genome:
CCGGTGCGCGCCCAGAAGCCAACGTATTCCAGTTCGGTCGATTCGTGCGGTTGCATGGTGGCCCCGGGTGATTGTGCTGTCAGGACCCACACAATAACACTGGCCAACCGCGGCGTGGTTTAAGCCTCGAGGTAGCGCGTGACTGCCTTGCCGACTTCGGTGGTGTTGGCCGTGCCACCCATGTCGGGCGTGCGCGGGCCCTCGACCAGGCAGCGCTCGATCGCGCCGAGCATGGCGTCATGCGCAGCCGTGTAGTTGGCGTCGCCCTGGCCCAGGAACTCGAGCATCATGGCGCCCGACCAGATCATCGCGATCGGGTTGGCGATGTTCTTGCCGTAGATGTCGGGGGCCGAACCGTGTACTGGCTCGAACAGCGACGGGAAGGTGCGGTCCGGATTCAGGTTGGCCGACGGCGCGATGCCGATCGTGCCGGTGCAGGCCGGGCCGAGGTCCGACAGAATGTCGCCGAACAGGTTCGACGCCACGACGACGTCGAAGCGTTCGGGCGAGATCACGAAGCGTGCGCACAGGATGTCGATGTGGTACTTGTCCCATTTGACATCGGCGTACTGCTCGCCCATGGCGGCCACGCGCTCGTCCCAGTACGGCATCGAGATGGAGATGCCGTTCGATTTGGTGGCGGCGGTCAGGTGCTTCTTGGGGCGACTCTGGGCCAGGTCGAACGCATACTTGAGAATGCGGTCGGTGCCGTGGCGCGTAAAGACCGATTCCTGCAGCACGAATTCGCGCTCGGTCCCTTCGAACATCTTGCCGCCGACCGACGAGTATTCACCCTCGGTGTTTTCGCGCACGACGTAGAAGTCGATGTCGCCCGGCTTCTTGTTGGCGAGCGGGCAGGGCACGCCGGGCATCAGGCGCACCGGGCGCAGATTGACGTACTGATCGAACTCGCGCCGGAACTTGAGCAGGGAGCCCCACAGCGAGATGTGGTCGGGGACGATGTCGGGCATGCCAACCGCGCCGAAGAAAATGGCCTCGAAGCCCGAAAGTTGCGCACGCCAGTCGTCCGGCATCATCTTGCCGTGCTTGACGTAGTAGTCGCAGTCAGCCCATTCAAACGTAGTGAATTCGAGATGGATGCCGAAGCGTTTGGCGGTCGCGTCCAGCGCGCGCAGGCCTTCGGGCATGACTTCCTTGCCGATGCCGTCGCCGGCGATCACGGCGATCTTGTGGGTTTTCATGGG
Encoded proteins:
- a CDS encoding tartrate dehydrogenase; protein product: MKTHKIAVIAGDGIGKEVMPEGLRALDATAKRFGIHLEFTTFEWADCDYYVKHGKMMPDDWRAQLSGFEAIFFGAVGMPDIVPDHISLWGSLLKFRREFDQYVNLRPVRLMPGVPCPLANKKPGDIDFYVVRENTEGEYSSVGGKMFEGTEREFVLQESVFTRHGTDRILKYAFDLAQSRPKKHLTAATKSNGISISMPYWDERVAAMGEQYADVKWDKYHIDILCARFVISPERFDVVVASNLFGDILSDLGPACTGTIGIAPSANLNPDRTFPSLFEPVHGSAPDIYGKNIANPIAMIWSGAMMLEFLGQGDANYTAAHDAMLGAIERCLVEGPRTPDMGGTANTTEVGKAVTRYLEA